AGCACTGACCGAAGCTGAGGCAAGTCTTTTGGCTGAGTGGATTAATGAAGGTGCAGAATGGCCCGAAGGTCTGGTTCTTAAAGAAGCTTCCAAAGCAGATAAGTCCTGGTGGGCTTATCAGCCATTAAAGGAATCCTCTAAGTATTCTATTGATGAATACATTGAAGCTGGGCTGAAGGAAAATGGGTTGGTGATGAATGCAGAGGCCGACCGAAGGACTTTAATTCGAAGAGCGACGTACGATTTGATAGGATTGCCGCCAATGCCCGAAGAGGTGAATCGTTTTGTCAACGACTCCGATCCTGAAGCTTACGAAAAACTCATCGATCGATTGTTGGCATCCAAGCATTACGGAGAACGTTGGGGAAGGCATTGGTTGGATATTGTTCGATTTGGAGAAAGTGTTGGGTATGAACAGAATTGGATCATCGACGACCTGTGGCCTTTCCGTGATTATGTGATTCGGTCGCTGAATGAGGATAAACCGTTCGATCTGTTGATCCGTGAACATATAGCGGGAGATATTATTGGGAAAGGAGATCCGGACATAGAAATCGGAAGTGCCTTTCTGGTAGCCGGTCCTTACGACAGTGTAAACAATCAGGATGCTGCGCAGGCGGCCCAGATTCGCGCCAACACCTTGGACGAAATTATCAATGCCACAGGGGAAGCTTTTCTGGGTATGACTCTAACCTGTGCTCGCTGCCACGATCACAAGTTTGATCCCATCTCTCAGGCAGACTACTATCAGCTCTATGCTACATTCGCCGGCGTTCGTCATGGCGTTGTGCCCTGGGCCAGCCAGGAAGCCAAGCAGGAGCGAGCACAAACTCTAAAACCGTTGAATCAGGCGAAAGATGCGGTAGAGGATGAACTCTCCTCTTTAAATCAAACGATATTTCAGCGTTCTTTAAAAAACTTGGCCGCTTTTGAAAGCCAATGGTCAAGGCCTCATGCAAATCGAACAGGCACAGAAGAACGATTCTCGCCTATCGAAGCCAAGTTCATTCGACTCATTTGTGAAGCACAGGATATGGATCCAGATTCGAATGTTAACTGGCGTATTGATGAGTTTGAAGTTTGGTCCTCTGAAGATAAGCCTCTCAATGTGGCACTCGCTAGCAGTGGAGGAGTGGCACATGGAAAGGGGCGAGAAATTGAAGACTTTCCCAATGCTTATGGACCCCAGCATACCAATGATGGAAAATTTGATCAGCGCTTTATATCGATGGATGACAGATTTACCATCGAGCTGGCCGAGCCCACTTTGATTGATCGCATAACTTTTTCCAGTGCTCGGATAGAAGATGATCCAACCATTTTCAAATTCGCCTTTGTCGCGGATTACAGGATTGAAACTTCCGTTGACGGAGAATTCTGGACGGAAGTGGCAAATGGACGTGACCGGAGACCTGTTCCTAAAATGCCGTCCAATCCTTCTTCTTTTATTCAGCGAGTTTTCCGAGATCATATGGAGGTTCGGCTGATAGATCTGGGAAAGTCAGAAGTAGAGTCAGCCCGAATAGCGGGATTAAATTCTGAAATATCACGGCTAAATCGTGAAATTAAGAACGTGCCTGCGCTTCCGAAGGCCTGGATGGGAACACGTAACAAAAAAGACTCAGCGGGTCCATTTCATGTGTTTATCGGGGGTAGTCCTCAGAAACAGGGTGTCACTGTTCAACCAGCAAGTATCTCTACGCTAAGCGAAGTGACGCCTGGTTTTAAGCTGGAAACGGAGACAGATGAAGCGAACCGTCGAGTCGCTTTGGCAGAATGGATTACAAGCTCGGATAATCCCCTGACGCCACGCGTTCTGGTTAATCGCCTGTGGCACTATCATTTTGGTACCGGAATCGTAGATACACCTAATGATTTCGGGTATATGGGAGGAAGGCCGACTCATCCAGAGTTACTCGACTATTTGGCGAACACGTTAAAAGAGAACAATTGGCAACTCAAGGAGCTACATAAGGAGATTATGACTTCTAAAGTCTATAGGCAGACTTCGGATTGGCGCGAAGATGGCGCCGCATTGGATGCTGATAGCCGGCTTTTGTGGCGCTTTCCACCACGCCGACTTTCTGCGGAGGAGATTCGTGATACGATTCTCGCAGTGTCGGGGAATCTGGATACATCTATGGGAGGAGAAGGATTTCGTCTCTACTACTATATGCGTGACAACGTATCCACTTACGAGCCGTTGGACCAACATTCGGATGAAACCTATCGCCGGGCCGTTTATCATCAAAATGCTCGAGCATCCGTTGTCGACTTGATGACTGATTTTGATCAGGCAGATTGCACGCTATCTACTCCGCGTCGTGTGCTGACAACTACACCTTTACAGGCCCTGACCATGATGAATCATTCCTTCACGATGGATATGGCGGTTGATCTAGCCGACCGAGCTTCGTCGATGGGGCAAACTCCGGAAGCGCAAATTGAAGGGCTGTATGAAATCGTTTATCAGCGAGCTCCTCGATCGGAGGAAGTATCACAATTGAAGCAACTCGTGGCTGATCACGGTTTACGTTCCCTTTCGCGGGCCATTTTAAATTCGAGCGAACTTATTTATTTGGATTAAACAATCACCATGCATCAACACCTGAACGAATATTCTCGCCGGCGCTTTTTAGGAAACGTTACCACTGGGCTCATGGGCGTCGGCTTAAGTCATTTGTTGGGGGGTGAAAATTTACAGGCACAATCGGATTGGAAACCTGGTGTGGGTATGACTCACATAAAACCACGAGCGAAACGAGTGCTCCAAATATTTTGTCCGGGTGCTGCTTCGCATATGGATTTGTGGGAACACAAACCTGTGCTGGAGAAATACGATGGTAAGCCACTTCCCGGTGAAGAAAACATGGTTTCCTTTCAAGGTAAGAATGGTCCACTCATGAGAAGTCCATGGGATTTCAAACCTGCAGGCCAGAGTGGTAAAATGATTTCCACCATGTTGCCGCACATGGCCGAGCATGTGGACGACATTGCATTCTTTCACGGAATGACTTCTAAGACCAATACGCACGGCCCTGGTTGTGTATTCGTAAATACCGGACATCCCACGGAGGGCTTTCCTAGTGCAGGGGCTTGGGTCAGTTACGCGCTGGGGAGTATGGCTGATGATTTGCCCACCTATGTGGCTATACCTGATATTCGGGGCGAACCACCCAATGGAAAGGCCAACTGGAGCAATGGTTTTTTACCCGCTAAACATCAGGCAATTACTATGGCTGCCCATCGGCCAATTCGTAATCTTCGGCAACCAGATCAGGTGAGCGATGCTGAAGAAAAGCAAACACGTGAGACACTCAAGTTTCTAAATGAGCAACACGCCAACTTGCGACCCGAAGAGAGTGATCTTCAGGCTCGAATGAATGCCTATGAGTTGGCTGCACGTATGCAATTGTCCGCACCTGAGGTGAGTGATTTCAAAAGTGAGCCTCAACACATTCATCAATTGTATGGCACCGATTCACAAAACAGCCTGAAGGCCTCGTATGCGCAAAATTGTTTGTTGGCCAGAAGGCTTTTAGAGCGCGGGGTTCGTTATGTGAACCTCTATTGCGCCTCCAGGGCCAGTGGTGTGGATGGACTTCTCAACTGGGATGCACACAAGACCCTCGAGGCAGATTATCAACGCCATATGCCGGTTTTTGATCAACCAACGGCAGCGTTGTTATCGGACCTCAAGCAACGTGGGATGATGGAAGATACCTTAGTGCTTTGGACAACCGAGTTTGGTCGTATGCCAACACGCCAGAATGGAACGCTTGGCCGTGATCACAATCCTGATGGCTTTACCCTTTGGATGATGGGGGGCGGTGTTAAAGGAGGAACCAGTTATGGTGCAACTGACGACTTTGGTCGTAGAGCTGAAATTAATCCGACTTCCATTTGGGAATACTATTCAACGGTCCTCCATATCCTTGGCCTCGATTACGAACAACTCAGCTGGTATTACAATGGACTTGATCGTCGTATAACAGACGTCCACGGCCATGTGATTAAGGACGTGCTGGTGTAGGAAATAATCGTCCTCATCGTCCTACTTGTTCAGCTCTGCTGAACCTCCTACTTAATTATTTGGCTGTAGGTGAGGTTCTTACTCTTCGTCTTAGTCTTGTTCCGGTGTCAGGCCTTCTCGCAGGCTCG
This genomic stretch from Opitutia bacterium ISCC 52 harbors:
- a CDS encoding DUF1553 domain-containing protein, yielding MPSFNPNRFSVFATLVVVLSAGLSSLNGVDFEKDVVPVLEAKCLGCHNPNILKGDFSMTTKEDILAVGDDILIPGDAEGSMLYWITVPFEGDPPEMPEDGEALTEAEASLLAEWINEGAEWPEGLVLKEASKADKSWWAYQPLKESSKYSIDEYIEAGLKENGLVMNAEADRRTLIRRATYDLIGLPPMPEEVNRFVNDSDPEAYEKLIDRLLASKHYGERWGRHWLDIVRFGESVGYEQNWIIDDLWPFRDYVIRSLNEDKPFDLLIREHIAGDIIGKGDPDIEIGSAFLVAGPYDSVNNQDAAQAAQIRANTLDEIINATGEAFLGMTLTCARCHDHKFDPISQADYYQLYATFAGVRHGVVPWASQEAKQERAQTLKPLNQAKDAVEDELSSLNQTIFQRSLKNLAAFESQWSRPHANRTGTEERFSPIEAKFIRLICEAQDMDPDSNVNWRIDEFEVWSSEDKPLNVALASSGGVAHGKGREIEDFPNAYGPQHTNDGKFDQRFISMDDRFTIELAEPTLIDRITFSSARIEDDPTIFKFAFVADYRIETSVDGEFWTEVANGRDRRPVPKMPSNPSSFIQRVFRDHMEVRLIDLGKSEVESARIAGLNSEISRLNREIKNVPALPKAWMGTRNKKDSAGPFHVFIGGSPQKQGVTVQPASISTLSEVTPGFKLETETDEANRRVALAEWITSSDNPLTPRVLVNRLWHYHFGTGIVDTPNDFGYMGGRPTHPELLDYLANTLKENNWQLKELHKEIMTSKVYRQTSDWREDGAALDADSRLLWRFPPRRLSAEEIRDTILAVSGNLDTSMGGEGFRLYYYMRDNVSTYEPLDQHSDETYRRAVYHQNARASVVDLMTDFDQADCTLSTPRRVLTTTPLQALTMMNHSFTMDMAVDLADRASSMGQTPEAQIEGLYEIVYQRAPRSEEVSQLKQLVADHGLRSLSRAILNSSELIYLD
- a CDS encoding DUF1501 domain-containing protein, which translates into the protein MHQHLNEYSRRRFLGNVTTGLMGVGLSHLLGGENLQAQSDWKPGVGMTHIKPRAKRVLQIFCPGAASHMDLWEHKPVLEKYDGKPLPGEENMVSFQGKNGPLMRSPWDFKPAGQSGKMISTMLPHMAEHVDDIAFFHGMTSKTNTHGPGCVFVNTGHPTEGFPSAGAWVSYALGSMADDLPTYVAIPDIRGEPPNGKANWSNGFLPAKHQAITMAAHRPIRNLRQPDQVSDAEEKQTRETLKFLNEQHANLRPEESDLQARMNAYELAARMQLSAPEVSDFKSEPQHIHQLYGTDSQNSLKASYAQNCLLARRLLERGVRYVNLYCASRASGVDGLLNWDAHKTLEADYQRHMPVFDQPTAALLSDLKQRGMMEDTLVLWTTEFGRMPTRQNGTLGRDHNPDGFTLWMMGGGVKGGTSYGATDDFGRRAEINPTSIWEYYSTVLHILGLDYEQLSWYYNGLDRRITDVHGHVIKDVLV